The Streptococcus oralis DNA window CCCTCGATATTCGAGAAGAGACGGTGGCAGAGGCCATTGAAAAGGGTGTGGATTTGATTATCGTTAAGCACGCGCCTATCTTTCGTCCCATCAAGGACTTGGTAGCCAGCCGTCCGCAAAATCAGATTTACATTGATTTGATTAAGCATGACATTGCAGTGTATGTCAGCCATACCAATATTGACATTGTTGAAAATGGTCTCAATGACTGGTTCTGCCAGATGCTAGGAATCGAGGAGACGACTTATCTGCAGGAAACTGGCCCAGAACGTGGGATTGGACGGATTGGGAATATTCAGCCTCAGACATTTGGGGAATTGGCCCAGCATGTCAAACAAGTCTTTGGCCTAGATAGTCTTCGAATGGTGCATTATCAAGAGAGTGATTTGCAGAAGCCTATTTCAAGAGTGGCCATCTGTGGTGGCAGTGGGCAGTCTTTCTACTCTGATGCTTTAGCAAAGGGGGCAGATGTTTATATCACTGGCGATATCTACTATCATACAGCTCAGGATATGCTGTCTGATGGCCTGTTAGCACTGGACCCAGGACATTATATCGAAGTGCTTTTTGTGGAAAAAATCACTGCACTCCTTATTCAATGGAAGGCAGAGAAGGGCTGGTCTATTGATATTTTGCCTAGTCAGGCATCGACTAATCCTTTCCACCATATCTAGTTAGAAGGTGAAGAAAATGAAAAAAGTTGCCATTATTGGAGCAGGGATTGTAGGGGCAACTGCTGCCTACTACCTCGCGAAAGAAAGCGACCTAGAGGTGACCGTTTTTGACCATGGACAGGGACAAGCAACCAAGGCAGCAGCGGGAATTATCAGTCCTTGGTTTTCCAAACGCCGCAATAAAGCTTGGTACAAGATGGCGCGCTTGGGGGCTGACTTTTATGTGGATTTGTTGGCTGATTTAGAAAAGTCAGGACAGGAAATCGACTTTTACCAGCGTTCGGGAGTTTTTCTCTTGAAAAAGGATGAATCCAAGTTAGAAGAACTCTATGAACTAGCACTCCAGCGTAGGGAAGAATCTCCCCTGATAGGCCGGTTAGCCATTCTAGACCAAGCGTCTGCAAATGAATTATTCCCTGGTTTGCAGGGATTTGACCGCCTGCTCTATGCTTCTGGTGGGGCACGGGTGGATGGCCACCTATTAGTGACTCGTTTGCTAGAAGCCAGTCAAGTCAAGCTGGTCAAAGAAAAAGTGAGTCTGACACCTTTAGCATCAGGTTACCAGATTGGTGAAGAGATGTTTGATCAGGTTATTTTGGCGACAGGAGCTTGGTTGGGAGACGTTTTGGAACCTTTAGGATATGAGGTAGATGTTCGTCCCCAAAAAGGACAACTCCGAGATTATCAGCTCTCCAAAGACCTAGCATCTCACCCTGTTGTCATGCCAGAAGGGGAGTGGGATTTGATCCCTTTTGTAGGTGGGAAATTGTCCTTGGGCGCCACCCATGAAAATGATATGGGATTTGATTTGACGGTAGATGAAACCTTGCTCCAACAAATGGAGGAGGCATCCTTACCCCACTATCCAGCCTTGGCAGAAGCGAAATCATTAGGTGAGCGTGTGGGAATTCGCGCCTATACCAGTAATTTCTCCCCTTTCTTTGGACAGGTGCCAGGCTTAGCGGGTGTTTATGCGGCTAGTGGTCTAGGTTCATCAGGTCTCACAACGGGTCCAATCATCGGGTATCATCTAGCTCAACTGGTCCAAGACAAGGAGTTGACCTTGGACCCAGTAAACTACCCAATTGCAAACTATGTCAACCGAGTAAAAAGCGAGTAAGATTTTACTGAAATTTTAGCAGGTAGTTTAGGATGTCAAATGACATTCCCTATCAAAAATGATAAAATAAGAAAAAATAATCCGAGAATCGAGGAAATAAGATGCAAGAAAAGATTTTGGTAACGGGTGGTGCCGGATTTATCGGAACCCACACTGTTATTGAGTTGATCCAAGCAGGTCATCAAGTGGTCGTGGTGGATAATCTTGTCAATAGCAATCGTAAAAGTTTAGAAGTTGTTGAAAGAATCACAGGAGTTGAGATTCCTTTTTATGAGGCAGATATCCGTGATACAGATACCCTCAGAGATATTTTCAAGCAGGAAGAACCGACTGGTGTGATTCACTTTGCTGGTCTGAAGGCTGTTGGCGAATCAACCCGTATCCCTCTTGCCTACTATGACAACAATATCGCTGGAACTGTCAGCCTGCTAAAAGCCATGGAAGAAAATAACTGTAAGAACATCATCTTCAGTTCTTCGGCGACAGTTTACGGAGACCCTCATACAGTACCAATCTTAGAAGATTTCCCACTTTCAGTGACCAATCCATACGGTCGTACCAAGCTCATGCTAGAGGAAATTTTGACCGATATCTACAAGGCAGACTCAGAATGGAATGTGGTCTTGCTGCGTTACTTCAACCCAATCGGAGCACATGAGAGCGGTGACTTGGGAGAAAATCCTAACGGCATTCCAAACAATCTCTTGCCTTATGTTTCACAAGTAGCAGTGGGCAAACTAGAGCAAGTACAAGTTTTTGGAGATGATTACGATACAGAAGATGGAACTGGGGTTCGTGACTATATCCATGTTGTCGATTTAGCTAAAGGTCACGTTGCAGCTTTGAAAAAACTCCAAAAAGGTTCAGGTCTAAACATTTATAACCTTGGAACTGGTAAAGGTTACTCCGTTCTTGAAATTATCCAAAATATGGAAAAAGCAGTGGGACGTCCTATTCCTTACCGCATCGTAGAACGCCGCCCAGGTGATATCGCTGCCTGCTACTCAGACCCAGCAAAAGCCAAAGCAGAGCTTGGATGGGAAGCAGAACTCGACATCACCCAAATGTGTGAAGACGCATGGCGTTGGCAAAGCAAGCATCCAAATGGATTTGAAGACTAAGATGATGATTTCAATCATTGTCCCTTGTCTCAACGAAGAGGAAGTACTTCCTCTTTTTTATCAGTCTGTGGAAGCTCTGCTTCCTGACTTGGGAGCAGAAGTCGAATATGTCTTTGTAGACGATG harbors:
- a CDS encoding Nif3-like dinuclear metal center hexameric protein, producing the protein MLASEVIRAYEAFCPQEFSMEGDSRGLQIGTLDKDIQRVMVALDIREETVAEAIEKGVDLIIVKHAPIFRPIKDLVASRPQNQIYIDLIKHDIAVYVSHTNIDIVENGLNDWFCQMLGIEETTYLQETGPERGIGRIGNIQPQTFGELAQHVKQVFGLDSLRMVHYQESDLQKPISRVAICGGSGQSFYSDALAKGADVYITGDIYYHTAQDMLSDGLLALDPGHYIEVLFVEKITALLIQWKAEKGWSIDILPSQASTNPFHHI
- a CDS encoding NAD(P)/FAD-dependent oxidoreductase, coding for MKKVAIIGAGIVGATAAYYLAKESDLEVTVFDHGQGQATKAAAGIISPWFSKRRNKAWYKMARLGADFYVDLLADLEKSGQEIDFYQRSGVFLLKKDESKLEELYELALQRREESPLIGRLAILDQASANELFPGLQGFDRLLYASGGARVDGHLLVTRLLEASQVKLVKEKVSLTPLASGYQIGEEMFDQVILATGAWLGDVLEPLGYEVDVRPQKGQLRDYQLSKDLASHPVVMPEGEWDLIPFVGGKLSLGATHENDMGFDLTVDETLLQQMEEASLPHYPALAEAKSLGERVGIRAYTSNFSPFFGQVPGLAGVYAASGLGSSGLTTGPIIGYHLAQLVQDKELTLDPVNYPIANYVNRVKSE
- the galE gene encoding UDP-glucose 4-epimerase GalE; amino-acid sequence: MQEKILVTGGAGFIGTHTVIELIQAGHQVVVVDNLVNSNRKSLEVVERITGVEIPFYEADIRDTDTLRDIFKQEEPTGVIHFAGLKAVGESTRIPLAYYDNNIAGTVSLLKAMEENNCKNIIFSSSATVYGDPHTVPILEDFPLSVTNPYGRTKLMLEEILTDIYKADSEWNVVLLRYFNPIGAHESGDLGENPNGIPNNLLPYVSQVAVGKLEQVQVFGDDYDTEDGTGVRDYIHVVDLAKGHVAALKKLQKGSGLNIYNLGTGKGYSVLEIIQNMEKAVGRPIPYRIVERRPGDIAACYSDPAKAKAELGWEAELDITQMCEDAWRWQSKHPNGFED